From Enterococcus mediterraneensis, the proteins below share one genomic window:
- a CDS encoding metallophosphoesterase, with protein MKPYVFAISDIHGEYDLFRKEIANFDPVNHQLVLIGDLNDRGPQTKECFFLGKELVEKYGAIYLRGNHEEYFLQFLAHPEDWYTAYLHNGGKETMESLLHKGATEEYSPTEIAMMIRSRYKELVEFLMARPLYYEWGHYLFVHAGVDLSKKDWRDTSDHDFIWIREAFHEGKNNTGKTIVFGHTITPMLHGDMQTTDLWLSDNKIGIDGGAVFGGSVHGVVFDKKGIVQDIEYQNMRGPWQPDF; from the coding sequence ATGAAACCATATGTTTTTGCTATCAGCGACATTCACGGAGAGTATGACCTTTTCCGCAAAGAGATCGCTAATTTCGATCCTGTCAACCATCAATTAGTGCTGATCGGTGATCTGAATGACCGAGGACCGCAAACAAAAGAGTGTTTCTTTCTAGGCAAAGAATTAGTGGAAAAATACGGCGCGATTTATTTGCGGGGGAATCACGAGGAGTACTTCTTGCAATTTCTTGCGCACCCAGAAGACTGGTATACAGCCTATCTCCATAATGGCGGGAAAGAAACAATGGAGAGCCTGCTCCATAAAGGCGCGACAGAGGAATATTCGCCAACTGAGATCGCGATGATGATCCGCAGCCGTTACAAAGAGTTGGTAGAATTTTTGATGGCTCGTCCGCTTTATTACGAATGGGGGCACTATCTTTTTGTTCATGCCGGCGTGGATCTTTCCAAAAAAGATTGGCGGGACACGTCAGATCATGATTTCATTTGGATCAGAGAAGCGTTTCATGAAGGGAAAAACAATACCGGCAAAACCATCGTCTTCGGTCACACCATTACACCGATGCTCCATGGTGATATGCAGACCACAGATTTATGGCTCTCCGATAATAAAATCGGAATCGATGGCGGAGCTGTTTTTGGCGGTTCTGTCCACGGGGTGGTCTTTGATAAAAAAGGAATTGTCCAAGATATCGAGTATCAAAATATGCGGGGACCTTGGCAGCCGGATTTTTGA
- a CDS encoding Bax inhibitor-1/YccA family protein, translated as MNNINQPITAASGLNHFYSKVYLFFAAGLGISGVASYLAATVFRFETINFVNNFPLGFLGLWIVQLILVLVLSAKAKKNPSLTIAGYIVFSLLMGLTLSITLMTYNVGTIAQAFAAAAVTFAGAALVGIFIKKDLSVVGRVGIIGVWGIIGVSLMNAFFFHSSGTDFFLSILTVGIFAGLTAYDNQMIRHYYQQNQGENTGIAAFVALQLYLDFMNMFIALVRIFGRND; from the coding sequence ATGAATAATATCAATCAACCGATTACCGCAGCCAGCGGTCTTAACCATTTCTATTCGAAAGTGTATTTGTTTTTTGCAGCAGGATTAGGGATCAGCGGCGTTGCTTCCTATCTGGCTGCTACTGTATTCAGATTCGAGACGATCAACTTTGTCAATAATTTTCCTTTAGGATTTTTGGGCTTATGGATCGTTCAATTGATTTTAGTGCTGGTTTTGAGCGCTAAAGCGAAAAAGAATCCGTCCTTGACGATCGCAGGCTACATCGTCTTTTCTCTGCTGATGGGCTTAACTTTGTCTATCACATTGATGACCTATAATGTCGGTACTATCGCTCAAGCTTTTGCCGCCGCTGCTGTGACATTTGCCGGTGCTGCATTAGTAGGGATCTTTATCAAAAAAGATCTTAGCGTGGTAGGACGTGTCGGGATCATCGGCGTTTGGGGGATCATTGGGGTTTCTCTGATGAATGCCTTTTTCTTCCACAGCTCTGGCACAGATTTCTTCTTGTCGATCTTGACCGTGGGGATCTTCGCTGGTTTGACCGCTTATGATAACCAAATGATCCGTCATTATTACCAACAAAATCAAGGTGAGAATACTGGGATCGCCGCATTCGTCGCATTGCAGTTGTATCTTGATTTCATGAATATGTTCATCGCGCTGGTTCGTATTTTCGGCAGAAACGACTGA
- a CDS encoding Tex family protein, translated as MAETINQEILHLLKNELKQYTNQQLQKVLALLQDGNTVPFIARYRKEATGNLDEVQIREIEERYNYLENLEKRKLEVLRLIDEQEKLTPELDAAITQATKMQQVEDLYRPYKQKRRTKATIAKERGLEPLADWLLSFPKTGDVYQKAGEFVTPDGEIDSPETALAGAHEILAEKFGDEAAFRSWIRSFTYNTGSYTSIVKDAEKDEKGVYEMYYDFSEPVKKIVSHRILATNRGEKEDILKVALVVDETQIMAHLNRQLIKNSQSPTAPFIIEGYQDAYKRFIGPAIEREIRNELTEKADEQAIQIFGENLRNLLLQPPLKGKVVLGFDPAYRTGCKLAVLDATGKVLAIEVIYPHKPANMEKRQAAGPALIRLIEKYQVDMVAIGNGTASRESEQFVAEQLKKVSREVFYVIVNEAGASVYSASDIARSEFPDLQVEERSAISIGRRLQDPLAELVKIDPKAVGVGQYQHDVSQKRLMEQLDFVVETAVNQVGVDVNTASPQLLQHVSGLNKTTAQNIVNYREENGAFDRRSQLKKVPRLGPKAFEQAIGFLRIPGGKNILDNTGIHPESYAAAQEILNDAGLALEDLGTPEAKERLAQLSAGELSKTLEIGKATVIDILKALSQPGRDMRDEMPAPLLRKDVLTMEDLQPGMELKGTVRNVIDFGAFVDIGVKQDGLVHISRLSKNYVKHPKDVVAVGDVVTVWIDQVDTKKGRISLTMLDPGQSK; from the coding sequence ATGGCAGAAACAATCAATCAAGAAATCCTTCATTTACTAAAAAATGAATTGAAACAGTACACGAATCAACAATTGCAAAAAGTCCTTGCTCTTCTTCAAGATGGCAATACGGTCCCCTTTATCGCCAGATATCGAAAAGAAGCCACCGGCAATCTGGATGAAGTCCAGATCCGCGAGATCGAAGAACGATACAACTATTTGGAAAATTTAGAAAAACGTAAGCTGGAAGTCTTGCGTTTGATTGACGAACAGGAAAAGCTGACACCGGAACTAGATGCGGCGATCACCCAAGCAACGAAAATGCAGCAAGTGGAAGATCTATATCGTCCTTATAAACAAAAACGCCGGACAAAAGCGACCATTGCCAAAGAACGCGGCTTAGAACCATTGGCGGACTGGCTGCTGAGTTTTCCGAAAACCGGCGATGTCTATCAAAAAGCCGGTGAATTCGTCACACCAGACGGCGAGATCGATTCTCCGGAAACTGCACTGGCAGGCGCCCATGAGATTTTAGCGGAAAAATTCGGAGACGAAGCGGCATTTCGCAGCTGGATCCGCTCGTTTACTTACAATACAGGCAGTTACACGAGTATCGTCAAAGACGCTGAAAAAGATGAAAAAGGCGTTTATGAAATGTATTATGATTTTTCCGAGCCTGTCAAAAAGATCGTTTCCCACCGGATCTTAGCGACAAATCGCGGCGAAAAAGAAGATATATTAAAAGTTGCTTTGGTAGTAGATGAAACACAGATCATGGCTCATCTAAATCGCCAACTGATCAAAAACAGCCAATCCCCAACAGCTCCATTTATCATTGAAGGCTACCAAGATGCTTATAAACGCTTTATCGGTCCAGCAATCGAGCGGGAGATCCGTAACGAATTGACGGAAAAAGCAGACGAACAAGCTATCCAGATCTTTGGAGAAAATTTGCGGAATCTTTTATTACAGCCGCCATTGAAGGGGAAAGTCGTTTTAGGCTTCGACCCGGCATATCGTACCGGTTGTAAATTGGCAGTCCTTGACGCGACGGGCAAAGTGTTGGCGATCGAAGTCATATATCCGCATAAACCCGCCAACATGGAAAAACGTCAAGCAGCCGGTCCAGCATTGATTCGTTTGATCGAAAAGTATCAGGTAGATATGGTGGCGATCGGTAATGGGACCGCCAGCAGAGAATCGGAACAATTCGTCGCAGAGCAGTTGAAAAAAGTCTCACGGGAAGTTTTTTATGTAATCGTAAATGAAGCTGGTGCGTCTGTTTATTCCGCCAGCGATATCGCCCGCAGTGAATTTCCTGATCTGCAAGTCGAAGAACGGAGTGCCATCAGTATCGGCCGCCGTTTGCAAGATCCATTGGCGGAATTAGTCAAGATCGATCCTAAAGCTGTCGGTGTGGGACAATATCAGCATGACGTTTCGCAAAAACGTCTAATGGAACAATTGGATTTTGTCGTGGAAACAGCGGTCAACCAAGTCGGCGTGGACGTCAATACAGCCAGCCCCCAGTTGCTGCAGCATGTTTCCGGTTTGAATAAGACCACCGCGCAAAATATCGTGAATTATCGGGAAGAAAACGGCGCCTTCGATCGGCGTTCTCAACTGAAAAAAGTCCCTCGTTTAGGACCCAAAGCCTTTGAGCAAGCCATTGGATTTTTACGGATCCCTGGCGGCAAAAACATTTTAGACAATACCGGTATTCATCCGGAAAGTTATGCTGCGGCACAAGAAATCTTGAATGACGCGGGTTTAGCTTTAGAAGATTTGGGAACCCCAGAGGCGAAAGAACGTTTGGCTCAATTGTCAGCTGGCGAATTAAGTAAAACATTAGAGATCGGTAAAGCTACGGTTATCGATATCCTAAAAGCTCTTTCTCAACCGGGACGAGATATGCGGGATGAAATGCCTGCGCCGCTTTTGCGAAAAGATGTTCTGACGATGGAAGATCTGCAACCTGGCATGGAATTAAAAGGAACAGTCCGCAATGTCATTGATTTCGGCGCTTTTGTTGATATCGGTGTGAAGCAGGATGGGCTGGTGCATATTTCAAGATTGAGCAAAAATTATGTCAAGCATCCTAAAGATGTTGTGGCGGTCGGTGACGTGGTGACGGTCTGGATTGATCAAGTGGATACTAAAAAGGGACGGATCAGTTTAACGATGCTGGATCCGGGACAATCTAAATGA
- the murC gene encoding UDP-N-acetylmuramate--L-alanine ligase translates to MKTQDKLYHFVGIKGSGMSSLALVLFEKGYRVQGSDVEEYFFTQRDLEKNHIKLLPFDADNIQEGMVVIAGNAFPDSHEEIVRAKELGLEVIRYHDFIGRFIQDYTSIAVTGSHGKTSTTGLLAHVLSGVRPTSFLIGDGTGHGVPDAEFFSFEACEYRRHFLAYSPDYAIMTNIDFDHPDYYKSIEDVFSAFQTMAHQVKKGIFAFGDDTYLRKLEAEVPIYYYGVNENDDIQARNIKRTTKGSAFDVYVHGKLIGHFELPAFGQHNIFNALGVIGIAYLEGIDMAEVADEMISFQGVKRRFSEKIVADMTIVDDYAHHPAEIKATIDGARQKYPDKEIIAVFQPHTFTRTIALMDDFAQALDLADRVYLCDIFGSARETQGNVRIEDLGDKIKKGGQVIKEDNVSPLLDYENAVIIFMGAGDVQKFEQAYEKLLSSTTRNVL, encoded by the coding sequence ATGAAAACTCAAGATAAATTGTATCATTTTGTTGGAATCAAAGGATCAGGCATGAGCTCACTTGCATTGGTCTTATTTGAAAAAGGGTATCGCGTTCAAGGCTCGGACGTGGAAGAATATTTCTTCACACAACGAGATTTAGAAAAAAATCATATTAAATTGTTGCCGTTTGATGCGGACAATATTCAAGAAGGCATGGTGGTCATCGCCGGGAATGCCTTTCCGGATTCCCACGAAGAAATCGTGCGGGCAAAAGAATTGGGTCTTGAAGTGATCCGTTACCATGACTTTATCGGCCGTTTCATCCAAGATTACACAAGTATCGCTGTGACGGGTTCACACGGTAAAACCAGCACCACTGGTCTTTTGGCTCATGTATTGAGCGGTGTCCGTCCTACCAGTTTTTTGATCGGTGACGGTACTGGGCATGGTGTTCCAGATGCAGAATTTTTCTCATTTGAAGCTTGCGAATACCGCCGTCATTTTCTAGCGTATTCACCTGATTACGCCATCATGACGAATATCGATTTTGATCATCCGGATTATTATAAGAGTATCGAAGATGTTTTTTCCGCATTCCAAACAATGGCTCATCAAGTGAAAAAAGGAATCTTCGCGTTTGGAGATGATACTTATCTGCGTAAATTGGAAGCAGAAGTGCCTATCTATTACTATGGTGTCAATGAAAATGACGATATCCAAGCACGCAATATCAAACGGACCACTAAAGGTTCTGCATTTGATGTCTATGTCCACGGAAAATTGATCGGACATTTTGAATTGCCTGCTTTTGGGCAGCACAATATCTTCAACGCATTGGGTGTTATCGGGATTGCTTATTTGGAAGGTATCGATATGGCGGAAGTGGCTGACGAAATGATAAGTTTCCAAGGTGTCAAACGCCGCTTCAGTGAAAAAATCGTCGCTGATATGACGATCGTTGATGACTATGCTCATCATCCGGCAGAAATCAAAGCCACGATCGACGGCGCCCGTCAAAAATATCCGGACAAAGAGATCATTGCTGTGTTCCAACCTCATACATTTACGCGGACCATCGCGCTGATGGATGATTTTGCTCAAGCATTGGATTTAGCCGATCGTGTGTATCTATGCGATATTTTCGGTTCTGCTCGGGAAACACAAGGCAATGTGCGAATCGAAGATCTAGGAGATAAAATCAAAAAAGGCGGACAAGTCATTAAAGAAGACAACGTGTCACCACTTCTTGATTATGAAAATGCCGTGATCATTTTTATGGGAGCCGGAGATGTTCAAAAATTTGAACAAGCTTACGAAAAACTGTTAAGCAGTACGACTCGCAACGTTTTATAA
- a CDS encoding ABC transporter ATP-binding protein: MIDLKNVVKIYQTGGEELIALKNISLHIDKGEFTSIMGPSGSGKSTMMNILGLLDRFDEGTYLLNGQDVTHLTDKESAKVRNKEIGFVFQSFNLMPRMTILENVELPMVYAGVPRKERRERAIAALEQVGLKDRVNHRPNAISGGQKQRVAIARAIVNQPVVLMADEPTGNLDSKTTLEIMKIFQDLNDAGTTVVMVTHEPDVAQYTKRIVSFKDGEILGDEPVKNRKKL; encoded by the coding sequence TTGATCGACTTAAAAAATGTAGTAAAGATCTATCAAACCGGCGGCGAAGAACTTATCGCTTTAAAAAATATTTCACTGCATATCGATAAAGGCGAATTCACCTCCATCATGGGTCCCAGCGGTTCCGGAAAATCCACAATGATGAATATTTTAGGACTATTGGACCGATTTGATGAAGGAACATATCTGCTGAATGGACAAGATGTGACTCATTTGACCGACAAGGAAAGCGCGAAAGTCCGCAACAAAGAAATCGGTTTTGTTTTCCAATCCTTTAATCTGATGCCTCGCATGACGATTTTAGAAAATGTGGAACTGCCGATGGTCTATGCCGGTGTCCCCCGCAAAGAACGGCGGGAACGAGCGATTGCCGCACTGGAACAAGTGGGACTAAAAGACCGGGTCAACCATCGCCCGAATGCGATCTCCGGCGGACAAAAACAACGGGTCGCCATTGCCCGCGCTATTGTCAATCAGCCCGTCGTGTTGATGGCTGATGAACCTACCGGAAACCTTGATTCCAAAACGACATTAGAGATCATGAAAATATTTCAAGATTTAAATGATGCCGGTACGACTGTCGTAATGGTCACTCACGAACCGGATGTCGCCCAATATACCAAACGAATCGTCTCTTTCAAAGACGGCGAGATCTTAGGTGACGAACCTGTAAAAAATCGGAAGAAACTATAG
- a CDS encoding efflux RND transporter periplasmic adaptor subunit: MKRKTIWGLSAAILAVLVIGGIVLSTRSNQSGIAVNTKKVSQEKIVEKLNLSGTVIPKDSENLIGSGTVTKVDVKVGDKVKKDQELAEYDNGLKLKAGQDGTVTEVNIKAGQPDASTQQNKAAIVVADLSELEVQLKLTNSEAKQVKVDQNAVITSGNQTFEGKVVQKDPTATASQATGEQATLGARVSLEKADDLYAGFTADVDITTASVDDAVALPIEALTYDKDNQAIVYTIKNGEAQAVKVETGIQSDTLVEIKDGLKVGDEVILSPSSEIKDGTAVTVE, encoded by the coding sequence ATGAAGAGAAAAACAATTTGGGGTCTAAGTGCAGCGATTCTTGCCGTTTTAGTGATTGGCGGTATTGTACTCAGCACACGCAGCAATCAATCTGGGATTGCCGTCAACACAAAAAAAGTCAGCCAAGAAAAAATCGTGGAAAAACTCAATTTGAGCGGTACAGTGATTCCAAAAGATAGTGAAAATCTTATCGGCTCCGGGACTGTTACTAAAGTTGATGTAAAAGTCGGCGACAAAGTGAAAAAAGACCAAGAATTAGCCGAATATGACAACGGCTTGAAGTTGAAGGCTGGACAAGACGGAACCGTCACAGAAGTAAATATCAAAGCCGGACAACCAGATGCCAGCACACAGCAAAACAAAGCGGCGATCGTTGTTGCTGATCTTTCTGAATTAGAAGTCCAGTTAAAATTGACAAATTCGGAAGCCAAACAAGTAAAGGTTGATCAAAATGCTGTGATCACTTCCGGTAATCAAACTTTTGAAGGAAAAGTCGTTCAAAAAGATCCGACAGCGACTGCCTCACAAGCCACCGGTGAACAGGCGACACTTGGCGCTCGTGTTTCATTGGAAAAAGCTGACGATCTGTATGCTGGTTTTACCGCTGATGTAGATATTACAACGGCGTCTGTTGATGATGCTGTTGCTCTGCCGATCGAAGCGTTGACCTATGATAAAGACAATCAAGCGATCGTTTATACGATCAAAAACGGTGAAGCACAAGCCGTCAAAGTGGAAACCGGGATCCAATCTGATACATTGGTTGAAATCAAAGATGGCCTTAAAGTCGGCGACGAAGTTATCTTGTCTCCTTCTTCTGAAATCAAAGACGGTACTGCCGTCACTGTAGAGTAG
- the polA gene encoding DNA polymerase I yields MPKKKLLLVDGNSVAFRAFFALHNSLERFKNNNGLHTNAIYAFNTMFENVMQKEKPTHVLVAFDAGKTTFRTEIYPEYKAGRSKTPGEFREQLPYIRELITGLGVNYYELENYEADDIIGTLATRVDKNEFDVVILSGDRDLTQLATDEIKVDITVKGVSEIEAYTPEHIREKYDGLAPQQIIDMKGLAGDASDNIPGVTKIGEKTAIKLLKEYGSVEGIYENIDEMKKSKMKENLINDREQAFLSKQLATINTDAPVDVDIDSLIYQGKNLEKLVPFYKEMNFNSFLSKLNIDEPQEDMEDIQFKVVDTFTQEMFAPDMALYVEMMGDNYHLEDIVGVAWGTPQTIYVTNSEDIFENQYFIDWLTEKNNKKVFDAKRTYVALKRYAVRPEGIRFDVLLAAYLLDTSDNSNDIASLAARYDYTEVQSDDAVYGKGAKKGLPEDEEIFFAHLARKIQAIHWLSDHLDKGLEEKNQSDLFYQMELPLSRILAEMEIAGIKVDASRLHEMKGEFSERLHEIEEKIYQEAGTTFNINSPKQLGVILFEKMGLPVIKKTKTGYSTAVDVLEQLREQAPIVEHILNYRQIAKIQSTYVEGLLKVIQGDDKIHTRYVQTLTQTGRLSSVDPNLQNIPIRLEEGRKIRQAFVPREKDWLIYSSDYSQIELRVLAHISNDEHLKAAFIEGQDIHASTAMRVFGIEKAEDVTPNMRRQAKAVNFGIVYGISDYGLSQNLGISRKAAQQYIDTYFEKYPGVKQYMEDIVRDAKDKGYVETLYHRRRYLPDINARNYNLRSFAERTAINTPIQGSAADILKIAMIDLANRMKEEKMEAVMLLQVHDELVFEVPESELEQLDRLVKEVMENAVKLHVPLVTDSSWGKTWYDAK; encoded by the coding sequence ATGCCTAAAAAAAAGCTCTTATTAGTAGATGGAAACAGTGTGGCATTTCGCGCGTTTTTTGCGCTGCACAATTCACTGGAACGTTTTAAAAACAATAACGGACTCCACACGAATGCGATTTACGCGTTCAATACAATGTTTGAAAATGTGATGCAAAAAGAAAAACCGACCCACGTTCTTGTAGCTTTCGACGCGGGAAAAACGACATTTCGGACGGAAATCTATCCGGAATATAAAGCGGGACGTTCGAAAACACCTGGTGAGTTTCGAGAACAGCTGCCTTATATCCGGGAGTTGATCACAGGATTAGGGGTCAACTATTATGAACTGGAAAACTATGAAGCGGATGATATCATCGGTACACTGGCAACAAGAGTAGATAAAAACGAGTTTGATGTTGTGATCCTATCGGGTGACCGAGATTTGACACAATTAGCTACCGACGAGATCAAAGTCGATATTACTGTCAAAGGCGTAAGCGAGATCGAAGCATATACTCCTGAACATATTCGGGAAAAATATGATGGTCTTGCACCTCAGCAGATCATCGATATGAAAGGTCTGGCAGGAGATGCGTCTGATAATATCCCGGGTGTGACTAAGATCGGTGAAAAGACGGCTATCAAGTTGTTGAAAGAGTACGGCTCAGTCGAAGGTATTTATGAAAATATCGACGAAATGAAAAAAAGCAAAATGAAAGAGAACCTGATCAATGATCGTGAACAGGCATTTCTTTCTAAACAATTAGCCACGATCAATACCGACGCACCTGTCGATGTTGATATCGATTCGTTGATCTATCAAGGGAAGAATTTGGAAAAACTTGTTCCATTTTATAAAGAAATGAACTTCAATTCCTTTTTAAGCAAACTAAACATTGATGAACCGCAAGAAGATATGGAAGATATCCAATTTAAAGTGGTCGATACGTTTACTCAAGAGATGTTTGCTCCTGACATGGCTTTATACGTGGAAATGATGGGAGATAATTATCATCTGGAAGATATTGTCGGTGTTGCGTGGGGAACACCTCAAACGATCTATGTGACCAACAGCGAGGATATTTTTGAAAATCAATATTTCATCGATTGGCTGACGGAGAAAAACAATAAAAAAGTGTTTGATGCCAAACGAACCTATGTGGCATTGAAACGCTACGCAGTCCGTCCAGAAGGGATCAGATTTGATGTCCTGCTGGCTGCTTATCTATTGGATACCAGTGACAACAGCAATGATATCGCCAGCTTGGCTGCCCGATACGATTATACAGAGGTCCAATCGGATGATGCAGTTTATGGAAAAGGGGCAAAAAAAGGACTTCCGGAAGATGAAGAAATCTTTTTCGCTCATTTAGCCCGTAAAATCCAAGCGATCCATTGGTTGAGCGACCACTTGGATAAAGGTTTGGAAGAAAAAAATCAAAGCGATTTGTTCTATCAAATGGAATTGCCCCTTTCACGAATCTTGGCGGAAATGGAGATCGCCGGCATCAAAGTCGACGCGAGCCGATTGCATGAAATGAAAGGCGAATTTTCTGAACGCCTTCATGAAATCGAAGAAAAAATCTATCAAGAAGCTGGAACGACCTTCAATATCAATTCGCCAAAACAACTAGGTGTGATCTTGTTTGAAAAAATGGGGTTGCCAGTGATCAAGAAAACCAAGACCGGTTATTCCACCGCAGTCGATGTTTTAGAACAGTTGCGGGAACAAGCGCCGATCGTAGAACACATCTTGAATTATCGTCAGATCGCTAAGATCCAGTCTACCTATGTGGAAGGATTGCTGAAAGTCATCCAAGGAGACGACAAGATCCATACTCGTTACGTCCAAACATTGACCCAGACTGGTCGTTTGAGTTCTGTTGATCCGAATTTGCAAAACATCCCGATCCGTTTGGAAGAAGGTCGCAAGATCCGTCAAGCATTCGTTCCTCGTGAAAAAGATTGGCTGATCTATTCTTCTGACTACTCTCAAATCGAGTTACGGGTGTTGGCCCATATCTCCAATGATGAACATTTGAAAGCGGCCTTTATTGAAGGACAAGATATCCATGCCAGCACAGCGATGCGGGTATTTGGCATTGAAAAAGCGGAAGACGTGACGCCAAATATGCGCCGCCAAGCCAAAGCGGTGAATTTCGGGATCGTTTACGGGATCTCTGATTATGGTTTGTCTCAAAACTTAGGGATCTCGCGAAAAGCGGCTCAACAATATATCGATACCTATTTTGAAAAATATCCCGGTGTCAAACAATATATGGAAGATATCGTACGTGACGCCAAAGACAAAGGCTACGTTGAAACCCTTTATCATCGCCGCCGCTATTTGCCGGATATCAACGCCCGCAACTACAATCTGCGCTCTTTTGCGGAACGGACAGCTATCAATACACCGATCCAAGGAAGTGCCGCGGACATTTTAAAAATCGCTATGATCGATTTGGCGAATCGAATGAAAGAAGAAAAGATGGAAGCAGTCATGCTGCTGCAAGTCCACGATGAATTGGTGTTTGAAGTACCTGAAAGCGAGCTGGAACAGCTGGATCGTTTGGTAAAAGAAGTCATGGAAAATGCTGTAAAACTCCATGTTCCATTAGTTACCGACAGCAGCTGGGGCAAAACGTGGTACGATGCGAAATAG
- a CDS encoding MaoC family dehydratase, translating into MQINKPKKLGKTIEEIEEGDSLSLTESIEDNQLLLYLGLTNDANPLYIQRDFAKQTEYQRPIVPSVMLMGIITSAISKHLPGPGSHVVNFSVNFIEPVYHYETLTFEFEVIKVDKMKDVVTISVEATNTEENRVLDAVVMVQPPILQESSEINE; encoded by the coding sequence TTGCAGATAAACAAACCAAAGAAATTAGGAAAAACAATTGAAGAGATCGAGGAAGGCGATTCGTTATCATTGACCGAATCTATCGAAGACAATCAGCTGCTTTTGTATTTAGGGCTGACAAATGATGCCAATCCGCTTTATATCCAACGTGATTTTGCCAAACAGACTGAATATCAACGGCCGATCGTACCATCCGTTATGCTGATGGGGATCATTACCAGCGCAATTTCCAAACATTTACCGGGACCTGGTTCTCATGTTGTGAATTTTTCCGTGAACTTTATCGAACCAGTCTATCATTATGAAACATTGACCTTCGAATTTGAAGTGATCAAAGTCGATAAAATGAAAGACGTAGTAACGATTTCTGTTGAAGCGACTAACACCGAAGAAAACCGTGTGTTGGACGCTGTTGTGATGGTGCAACCGCCGATTTTACAAGAAAGTAGTGAGATAAATGAATAA
- a CDS encoding SprT family protein — protein sequence MTNAELQALVEKLSLESFDRPFLHQASFNSRLRTTGGRYHLTDHHLDFNPRLFAAVDESVIHGIIKHELCHYHLHLQKKGYRHKDQDFKKLLAKTGGSRYAPRIEERASYVYECSQCHQLIKRQRRLNLRRYVCAGCHGRLQLLQNNDQ from the coding sequence ATGACCAACGCGGAATTGCAGGCACTAGTGGAAAAACTTTCTCTTGAAAGCTTTGATCGGCCATTTTTGCATCAGGCATCCTTCAATTCACGGTTGCGGACGACTGGCGGCCGCTATCATTTGACAGATCATCATCTGGACTTTAATCCGCGGCTATTCGCCGCGGTCGATGAATCTGTCATCCATGGCATCATCAAACACGAATTGTGTCATTATCATCTGCATCTGCAGAAAAAGGGGTATCGCCATAAAGATCAAGACTTCAAGAAACTATTGGCAAAAACCGGCGGCAGCCGCTATGCCCCGCGGATCGAGGAAAGGGCTTCTTATGTTTATGAATGTTCTCAGTGCCATCAGCTGATCAAAAGACAGCGGCGTCTCAACCTAAGACGATATGTTTGCGCAGGCTGTCATGGAAGATTACAATTACTACAAAATAATGACCAATAG